The DNA window CTACACTGCGGGCAACGCCGCAGCAGTAGCATCAGACAACACCGCTCTTCCATGCGATGCCGACATTGCACAAGCCTGGCAACAGGCCAATAAAATACTGTTTCACGATGTGCCTTTATTGATCCTCGGGGAAACGGGCGTCGGTAAAGGGGAATTTGTGAAGGCGCTCCATCAACAGCAACCGCGAGGCCCACTCATTACCGTTAACTGCGCCGCGCTCGCAAAAGAGCTGATCGAAGCAGAGCTGTTTGGTTATGTCGGCGGCGCCTTTACTGGGGCAGATAGCAAAGGAAAAATCGGCAAAATACGCGCCGCGCAAGGCGGGATTTTATTTTTAGATGAAATCGGCGATATGCCGCTCGAAGCCCAAACGCGGCTACTCAGTGTGCTGCAAGACAAAGTCGTCACCCCATTAGGGAGTCACCAAAGTTACCCCGTCGATGTGCAATTCATCGCAGCAACTCATCAGTCGTTACCCCAAAAAATAGCCGCGGGTGAATTTCGTGAAGATCTGTATTATCGTCTTAATGGCCTAGCACTGACCCTACCGCCACTGCGAGCGCGCACAAACAAACGGCAATTGATTGCGGCCATCCACCAGCGTTACCAGAGCGAAGGGCAACAGATGAGTGAAGACTTACTTTCACAATTAATGCGCTATTCCTGGCCCGGCAATCTACGCGAGTTGGACAACACAATGAAAGTCACCTGCTTATTGGCTGACGACTCCCCCATTCTGCAGACAAAGCACGTTCCAGCGCATTTACACGTCAGTCACCACTTGCAGCGCAGTGCCGATAATGGCCAAGCACACGGCGATGCTGCGCTGGGTTCTGCCTCGTCCACCCCATTAAAAACCACCCTCGAAGAGACTCTGTTAACCACGTATCAAGCGACCCACGGAAACATCAGCCGGACAGCGCGTCTGCTCGGGATCAGCCGAAATACGCTTTACCGCCGCTTGCGCGCCTTGGGTGTGTTACAATCTCCTGCTAATTAGAACGCCACAAGGGCGTGATGCTTCGCCCTTGTGATACCGATAGAGTCCATTGTCATGAATCAAGCCAAACTGATTGGTTTATTGCCCGATTTAGCCAGTTTTATCCTCGTGGTCAATGAAGGCAGCTTCACTGCCGCAGCCCAGCAGCTTGGGGTTACGCCATCGGCCTTAAGTAAATTGATGACTCGTCTTGAAAAAGCGTTATCAGTGAAATTGATTGAGCGTTCCACTCGGCAATTGCATATTACCCAAGCAGGGCAAAAAATTTACGATCAATGCTTGGTTATGATGAATGCCGCCCAGCAAGTCGTCGAACTCTCCAGTGTCGATCATTCGGTGCCATCAGGCGCACTCACGGTTGCCGCCCCCGAGGCCTTTCTCAATTCGGTGCTGCAACCGCTCGTTCTGCCGTTTTTGACGCAGTTTCCTCACATTGAACTGAAATTACGTGCTATTGACGGCAAGATTGATGTGTTTCGTGACAACATCGATATCGCTTTCAAGTTAACCGATAAACCCGATGAAAGTTTGGTATTAAAGGAACTGTGCAAAACAGAATTGGTCTTGTGTGCCAGTCCGGAGTACCTCGCAAGGCGCGGCGTCCCAACTCACCCGACCGATTTGGCTGACCACGATTGCCTCTACCTCGCAGAAACGCCACAAGATCATATTTGGAATTTCTATAAAGACGAGACCACACATTCGGTCGCGGTCTCTGGGCGCTATGCGGTCAACCAAGCACAAATGCGCCTCAATGGCGTCAAAGACGGTTTGGGGATCGGTATTTTTCATGATTTCATCGTGCAAGATGGGCTCGCGAATGGGGACATTCTCCCAGTTCTCACCGATTGGACATTAACCAGTAACTATCATGGCGTCATCGCCATGCAATACTCGCAAACCCAATACATGCCAGCTCGTTTGCGTACCTTCATTGATTACGTGCTCACCCACTTGCAGCCAAAACTGAGTGCGGGTATTCACCTGCCGATGCAACAACAGCTCGATTGAACGCCCGCTGTTGCTAAGCCGTTTTTCCTTGAATCACCGCCATAAAAAAAAGCCAAAGGACACGACCTTTGGCTTCTCTCTCATACCAGAGCGACAACGCAGAAATTAACGCGTTTTGCTGTGATACTCATTACGCAAGCTACTGATCTTACGCATGTCTTTTTTCGCTTGTGCGAGATTACCGTCATCCAAATCTTTGTTTACGCCTTTTAACGCTTGATTAAGCTTGGTCAACCCTTCTTGATACGCTTTTGGGTTGTCGCCTCGATAATCCGCTTGTTTGGCTTTCGTGACCAGTGATGACATCTCTGTGACCGCTTGCTTCATATCCGCAATACTATCCGCACTTAGGGCGTCGCCATAAGAGCCAGAAATCAATTGCATCGTTTTCCCAACATCCGCATTGGCCAATGCGCCAAAACTGACAGTCGCGCCCAGTAATATCGTACTTAACACTTTTAACATTGCTCTTTCCTTTATTGATTTTATTGATACTCACGCAATAACAATACGTTATTCAACCAGTAATTCAAACTCTTCAATGGAACCACGGCCTCTTAATTGCAGAAAATTTAAAAATTGTTGCGGGCTATGGGTGATCACTTGCTGGGCTGGAATATCAACGCTATCTATTAACGCTAACACTTCATCAAACCCACCAACATGGGAACAATAATGCGCATCACTGCCAGTGGTAAGGTAGGCGCCTTTCTCTTTCGCTATTCTGGCAATTTCATAACAACGAGGTTTACTCCCTGCTCGGCTGTGTCCTTGCAAACTGCTGTTATTCAATTCTATCGCGACATTGTATTGAGCGGCACATTCAATCACCGTCGCAAAATCAAAATCGTAATGGGGGTTGCCTAAATGGCCTAATGCATCGACCCGTCCTTGCTTGATGACGTTTATCAACATCTCGGTTTGCTGCTCTTGAGAGCCGACGCTTACAACCGGCTCATGCAAACTGCCGATCATCCAATCCAAGTGTTGGTCGACCACCTCTGGCGTATCGACATCCCCTTCTCGGTTCATAATATTGGCTTCGACGCCACGAATAATCCCGACAGTTTCAATAAAACGCGGGAGCACTTTTTGATTGGTAAAGAACCAATGATGCGGCGCGCCCGGCATTTCAGAGGCGTGGTCGGTGGTACAAAGCAGCGCTAATCCTTGTGCTTTCGCGGCACGCGCATTCTCAATTAACGTGCTATAAGCATGACCGCTTGCGTAGGTATGCGTGTGAGTGTCTACGGCTATTCTCATCCTTTCTCTCCTTGCCTATTGCTAAAAATCGACCGCGAAGCGGGTGTCACCCAAAGCCCATGGCATGCTCTCCACTCTACTCTTATCACGTTGCAATGCTGTGTCTGATGCATAAAAGTGTGCAACTGATGCATGAATTACAATGGAAGATTCGTGCAGCTCACCTTTTCCCTGCTTATTTTTGCAACCTTCACGGCTTAGACAATACTTAACATCACTATCCCTAACTAGAGTCTGGCCATGAGATTACGCCGATATCCCTTAAGCATTCATATCAGCACACTGTTTGTAATTCTTATGACCTTTTTTAGCGCGGTGCTCATTATTGTCAGTTTTCAATATACGCACTCACTATTGCAAGGCAGTGCGAAAGCGCTGAGCGCAGAAAACAGTAAAAAAATTGAATCTGAGCTGCATAAGAACATGGCCCCGATTTTTTCTACGCTGGATTTTCTGGCGTACAGCAGCGTGGTGCATGGTGAAGTATTGGGCTCATCCAAATGGCGTTGGCTCGCCGCGGTTCATCAATCTTTTCAGCGCAATTCCGCGCTCGTCGCCCTCTACTATGGCAGTAATAACGGCGATTTTACAGTGATTCGTCCATTGTTTAGTGAACAAGCGAAGCAGCAATTCAATGCCCCCGAAACCGCGGTGCTGTATCTTGAAAAGTCCACGGTTCAAGGGGCCACGGAAACCTATTATTTTAATGAAAAAATTCAGCAAATTGATTTTCGCCAAGGATCAGAGAATACCTTTGATCCCCGCACTCGCCCTTGGTATCAAGCGAGTAAAAACAAGCAAAGCATCGTGATTACCGAGCCTTACCTATTTTACTTGTTAAAAACGTACGGCATTACCCTTTCTCGCAGCTCTGCTGATCATCGACATGTGGTAGGCGCCGATTTCACTTTGGATACTCTCTCAACAAAGCTCGCGTCGCTTGCTAAATACCCAGATTCCAAAATGATCATCTTCGACAGTCATTTACTTCCGATTGCCGAGCACAATACCAACCTGAAACTCAATGATCCGCAAAGTGATAACACCGAGTTATTACAAAACAGTCTATTTCGCGACATCGTCAATCGAATCAGTCCACGAACCGTTTACGAAGATCGGGAGTATGACGGGGAAACGTGGTCATTATCGCTGACTCCGATTGCCATCTCCCCCAACATCGAAGTGCATCTTGCAGAAGCGGTACGCCATCGCGATATTCTTGAAAAACTGATGGCCGTGCGCGATACCCAAGTGGCGTTGTCGATTGGGTTACTGGCGCTGGGTTTCTTGGTGGTATTGTTGGTCTCACGCCGGATTGCACAGCCGATGAAACGCCTCGTCGAACTGACCGGCAATATTGCGCATTTTGAGTTCAAGAAGACTCGTTACCCCACGTCAATGATTACCGAGTTGAATGACTTAACGCATTCCATCCATTCCATGGAACACTCCTTAAGTGAGTTGATTAAAGCCCTTCGCGACACAGCCGCCAATAATGATCTGGATGCCTTGGCGAAAACTGTGGCTCGACAGAGCTATGCCATCACCAAAGCCGAAACCATTATTTTGTATTCCTATCATGCAGATCAGTCGCATTTTTCTGTCACGGCGAATCATGCCATCATTCCTTTCAAGCTCGATTTAGATGTCTTACTCAACAGCACGCCGTGGATTTTTTCTGAGCTACGCCAAGGGAATACGGTTCACTTGCAGCGAGACGACAATTTACTGCGCCGCTTTCAACCGCAATTGTTCAATTCGGATATTTACTTATTTCCGTTGCTCAATCGTGAGGGGCAGCTGATCGGCGTTTTAAACGTGGGTTACGAGCGCAGTGTGAGTGACAGCCATCGTGAAAAGCATGCGTTTTTACGTGAGTTACTGAGCTTTGCTCAAATCGCCAAAGACAACATTGATAGGATGACACAACAAAAAAATCTGTTGGGTGCTATCGCTGAGCGGTTTGCTTGCGCTATCGATGCCAAGTATCCCTTTACCAAGGGACACGCCAAACGTGTGTGGTTTATTACTCAGTCCCTCGCTCAGCTAACCGAAGAAGACCACACCTATTTCCCACAATTTATTATGAGCCAAGATCGCTGGTCTGAATTAAAACTGGCGGCTTGGCTCCACGATTGCGGTAAAATCACCACGCCACAACATGTGCTCGATAAAGCCACCAAACTCGAGACCCTGTATGATCGAATCCACGAGATTCGCACGCGCGTGGAGGTCTTAAAGAGTCAAGCGGAAACCGATTACTGGCGCCAGCTGTATCATGGTGGCAGCAAAGCACAATTGGATAAACAACTGGCGCAAACCCTCAAAGAGTTGGATGAAGACTTTGCCTTCCTTGCGCATTGTAACCAAGCCCAGAAAACGCTATCCGATCAAGCCATCGAGCGGTTAACGCACATTGCCAAACGCCGCTGGAAACGGACCATTGATGATCGCACAGGCACCGCTTGGTCAGAGCAGCAACGCGCCGGCGGAGAAGCGCAATCATTACCGATCATGGAGCCCCTACTGAGCGATAAAGAGAGCCATCGCGTGCCATGGTTAAACAGCCATCTCCACTTTACCGACACCCATGCCTTCAATATAAAACCTGGTGATTTACAGTACCATCGAGGAGAACTGTATAATCTTTCTATTCGTTCTGGCACGCACACACCAGAAGAACGTTTTCTCATTCAAGATCACATCATTCAAACCATCATGATGCTCGACAATTTGCCTTATCCGTCCCACCTACGTCAGTTGCCGGACATTGCCGGCCACCACCACGAGCATTTGAACGGCACGGGATACCCGCAAGGTCTTAGCGAACAAGACTTATCCGTACAAGCGCGCATTGTCGCGATCGCCAATACCTTTGACACTTTGACGTCCGCATGCAGTGCCAGCGACTTGGCAAAAACGCTGAGTGAATCGCTGACCATCATGACCGACATGGCGACATCCGGGCAGTTGGATCCCAAGCTGTATTTGCTCTTCTTGGAGCAAGATCTTTATCTCGAGTTTGCCGCGGAGCATCTCGACCCAGCGCAATGTGACGACGTCGAGAAAGCCGTGTTGATCAAACGAGTCAAAAAGTCTCTGCGCGACGCTTAAAATGCAGCGCAATGCAGAGCCTTGTTTACGTTTTATCCGCGTTGGCCAGAGCCGCCGCGGATATTTTTTGCTTTTTATTCCGAAAAAAGAGAGGACATTCAATGTTTTCACCAGAAAGTTCTGATATGTAACCAAGAAGAAATAGTTGATGTATATCAAAGAGTCGTAGAGAATGGGAATGGAGGTCTGTCTACTATGGATTAATCGTCGGCGGACACACTCGACAATAAGAGTGTATTGGTTTTGCCTATATCATTGATAGAGACAGCCTACTTTAGCTTTGTGTATTGTGCTGCTACGTTGAAGCTCAATGCTTGATACCTCGTTTTTAAGGGAAAGATGATGGTAATACCAGATAACAGTAGCATCGTAATTTTTGGTGCCTCGGGAGATTTAACCTACCGGAAACTTATTCCGGCACTTTATCACTTGTACGCAAGTAACCAGCTTCCTGAATCCTTCGCTATTCTTGGAGTGAGCCGTACAGAATACAGTGACGAGTCCTACCGAGAAAAATTAAAACGCTCCATGCAGGAGCTTGAGAAAACAGAACCAAAGACCTTAGAAAAGTTTTGTGAACACATTCACTACCAACCGCTTAATACGTCTGAAGAGCAAGAATACGCGAAATTAAAAGACCGCCTTGAAACGCTCTCTGAACACTACAAATTTGAGCAAATTAATACGCTTTTCTATCTTGCGACGCCCCCAAGCCTTTATGGTGTCATCCCTGGCTGCTTAGCCGCGCACAAATTAAATGATGAATCGACCGGTTGGAAACGGATTATCGTTGAAAAACCATTTGGGTATGATCTCGAATCCGCGCAGTCATTAGATATTGAAATTCATCGTCACTTCTCTGAAAGCCAAATCTATCGAATCGACCATTACCTCGGTAAAGAAACCGTACAGAACCTACTCGTTCTGCGTTTCGCCAACGGGATGTTTGAACCACTGTGGAACCGTAATTTCATTGATTACGTCGAGATCACCGGTTCAGAGTTCTTAGGTGTGGAAGGCCGTGGTGGCTACTACGATAACTCTGGCGCGGTGCGTGATATGTTCCAAAATCACTTGCTGCAAGTCTTGGCAATGGTCACCATGGAACCACCATCGGAGATCGACTCCAACTCCATTCGTAATGAAGTCAATAAAGTTCTGCAAAGCGTTCAGCCACTGTCTGAACAAGATTTGCGCACCAACCTTGTATTGGGTCAATACACCGAATCCAATGTGCGTGGCCAGTTCCTGAAAGGCTATCGTGACGAAGACGGCGTGGCCGAAGATTCTCGTACTGAGACTTACATGGCGCTGAAGATGTTTATCAACAACTGGCGTTGGAACGGTGTGCCGTTCTATGTTCGTTCAGGTAAGCGTTTACCGACGCGTGTGACCGAAGTGGCCATTCACTTCAAACGTACACCACACCCTGCGTTTGACAAAACCGCGCCAGAAAACAAATTAATCATTCGAATTCAGCCCGATGAAGGCATTCTAATGAACTTTGGTCTCAAAGAACCAGGGGCTGGCTTTAAGGCCAAAGAAGTGGGCATGGACTTCCATTACGCGTCGTTAGAAGAAACCAAAATGCTCACGGCGTATGAACGTCTGCTACTGGACTCCCTCAATGGGGATGCCACGCTGTTTGCACGTACCGATGCGGTAGAAGCATGCTGGAAGTTTGTTCAGCCGATCCTTGACTTCAAACAAGACCCGCAAGCGCTATATGGGTATGCTAGTGGCACTTGGGGGCCGAAAGAAGCCGATGACCTGCTGAAACGCGATGGACGAGATTGGCGTTTCCCATGTAAGAATTTGACCAATACGGATTATTGTGAATTATGATTAAACCAAGAATTTTCCCTTCGGCCGATCAGGTCGTAGCGCATCTTGCCGATGAGATGAAAGCGTACAGTGAACAAGGACACCCTGTTCACGTTTCCTTGTCCGGCGGGAGCACACCGAAGATGCTGTTTAAGCTTCTGGCAACAGAGGCATACGCAACCAGCATTCAGTGGAAAAACCTGCATTTTTGGTGGGGTGACGAGCGCTGTGTCGCCCCTGATGATGCAGAAAGTAACTTTGGCGAAGCCAACACCTTGCTGTTTACGCAAGTGGATATTCCCGCTGGCAATATTCACCGCATTAAAGGTGAAGACGATCCAGAGCAAGAAGCCGCGCGTTTCGCCAAAGAAATGGCCGACACATTGCCAACCAAAGATGGCACGCCCGTCTTTGATTGGATCCTACTTGGCGTCGGTCCGGATGGCCATACGGCCTCCTTATTCCCCAATAAAACCGATTACAATGATGACGGTTTGTCTTGTGTCGCAAGTCACCCAGAATCTGGGCAAAAGCGTATTTCTAAAACGGCCAAAGTGCTCGAAGCAGCAAAACGAATTAGCTACCTCGTTCTCGGTGCTGGAAAACAAGATATTGTACATGAAATTCATACGACTCCAGCAGCAGACCTTCCATACCCTGCTGCAAAAATCCAGTCAAAATCTGGTGATACGGAGTGGTTTTTAGATAGTGACGCAGCAGCAAAAATTGCGTGAGGAGAGAAAAATAATGAAAGGTGATATCGGTGTAATTGGCCTAGCAGTTATGGGTCAAAACCTTATCCTAAACATGAATGATCACGGCTTTAAAGTGGTTGCGCATAACCGTACAGCTGCCAAAGTGGATGAGTTCCTAGAAGGCCCAGCAAAAGACACAAACATTGTTGGTGCACACACACTGGAAGAGTTAGTCGACAAACTAGAAAAACCGCGCAAAGTGATGTTAATGGTTCGCGCGGGCGACGTCGTCGATAAATTCATCGACAACTTAGTCCCATTACTGGATAAAGGCGACATCATCATTGATGGTGGTAACACCAACTACCCAGATACCAACCGCCGTGTGGCCGCGCTACGTGAGAAAGGCATTCACTTCATTGGTACTGGTGTTTCTGGTGGTGAAGAAGGCGCACGCTTTGGCCCATCTATCATGCCAGGTGGTTCACCTGAAGCATGGGAAGCGGTTAAACCTATCTTCCAAGGCATTTCAGCAAAAACAGACGCTGGCGAACCATGTTGTGACTGGGTAGGTAACGATGGTGCTGGTCACTTTGTGAAAATGGTTCACAATGGGATTGAATACGGTGACATGCAGTTGATCACCGAAGCTTACCAATTCATGAAAGACGGTCTAGGCCTTAGCGGCGACGAAATGCAAGCCGTCTTTGCTGATTGGAACAAAACTGAGCTAGACAGCTACCTTGTGGAAATCACTGCCGATATCCTGGGTTATAAAGATGAAGCAGGCAAGCCACTGGTTGACAGCATTCTTGATACCGCAGGCCAAAAAGGTACCGGTAAATGGACGGGTATCAA is part of the Vibrio zhugei genome and encodes:
- a CDS encoding sigma-54-dependent Fis family transcriptional regulator, coding for MKIQPLEHDWLTNSWQRCEQAGLRPRRLPELMMLPAFQLSDRRHHNQALITAIETCALPLYQQMCGHTKSRLVVTDAEGVVLKTWGEERLQKTLSPLSLDSGGIWQEDLKGTNAIGTALYELRPVSVIGKQHYLHQLQHISCSASPIFSHQGQVLGILDITSEQTQHDLSMLVLVQNMVQLIENHMLCHLPNAAVRLDIALDKTLLNSGWQGIVIANDAGEIVAHNAIASELSSDMTLLGQDVDGVIQHLSDHLHTHAYELPKPGSQAKSGHTYTAGNAAAVASDNTALPCDADIAQAWQQANKILFHDVPLLILGETGVGKGEFVKALHQQQPRGPLITVNCAALAKELIEAELFGYVGGAFTGADSKGKIGKIRAAQGGILFLDEIGDMPLEAQTRLLSVLQDKVVTPLGSHQSYPVDVQFIAATHQSLPQKIAAGEFREDLYYRLNGLALTLPPLRARTNKRQLIAAIHQRYQSEGQQMSEDLLSQLMRYSWPGNLRELDNTMKVTCLLADDSPILQTKHVPAHLHVSHHLQRSADNGQAHGDAALGSASSTPLKTTLEETLLTTYQATHGNISRTARLLGISRNTLYRRLRALGVLQSPAN
- a CDS encoding LysR family transcriptional regulator, translated to MNQAKLIGLLPDLASFILVVNEGSFTAAAQQLGVTPSALSKLMTRLEKALSVKLIERSTRQLHITQAGQKIYDQCLVMMNAAQQVVELSSVDHSVPSGALTVAAPEAFLNSVLQPLVLPFLTQFPHIELKLRAIDGKIDVFRDNIDIAFKLTDKPDESLVLKELCKTELVLCASPEYLARRGVPTHPTDLADHDCLYLAETPQDHIWNFYKDETTHSVAVSGRYAVNQAQMRLNGVKDGLGIGIFHDFIVQDGLANGDILPVLTDWTLTSNYHGVIAMQYSQTQYMPARLRTFIDYVLTHLQPKLSAGIHLPMQQQLD
- a CDS encoding cytochrome b562: MLKVLSTILLGATVSFGALANADVGKTMQLISGSYGDALSADSIADMKQAVTEMSSLVTKAKQADYRGDNPKAYQEGLTKLNQALKGVNKDLDDGNLAQAKKDMRKISSLRNEYHSKTR
- a CDS encoding phosphatase; the protein is MRIAVDTHTHTYASGHAYSTLIENARAAKAQGLALLCTTDHASEMPGAPHHWFFTNQKVLPRFIETVGIIRGVEANIMNREGDVDTPEVVDQHLDWMIGSLHEPVVSVGSQEQQTEMLINVIKQGRVDALGHLGNPHYDFDFATVIECAAQYNVAIELNNSSLQGHSRAGSKPRCYEIARIAKEKGAYLTTGSDAHYCSHVGGFDEVLALIDSVDIPAQQVITHSPQQFLNFLQLRGRGSIEEFELLVE
- a CDS encoding HD domain-containing phosphohydrolase, translated to MTFFSAVLIIVSFQYTHSLLQGSAKALSAENSKKIESELHKNMAPIFSTLDFLAYSSVVHGEVLGSSKWRWLAAVHQSFQRNSALVALYYGSNNGDFTVIRPLFSEQAKQQFNAPETAVLYLEKSTVQGATETYYFNEKIQQIDFRQGSENTFDPRTRPWYQASKNKQSIVITEPYLFYLLKTYGITLSRSSADHRHVVGADFTLDTLSTKLASLAKYPDSKMIIFDSHLLPIAEHNTNLKLNDPQSDNTELLQNSLFRDIVNRISPRTVYEDREYDGETWSLSLTPIAISPNIEVHLAEAVRHRDILEKLMAVRDTQVALSIGLLALGFLVVLLVSRRIAQPMKRLVELTGNIAHFEFKKTRYPTSMITELNDLTHSIHSMEHSLSELIKALRDTAANNDLDALAKTVARQSYAITKAETIILYSYHADQSHFSVTANHAIIPFKLDLDVLLNSTPWIFSELRQGNTVHLQRDDNLLRRFQPQLFNSDIYLFPLLNREGQLIGVLNVGYERSVSDSHREKHAFLRELLSFAQIAKDNIDRMTQQKNLLGAIAERFACAIDAKYPFTKGHAKRVWFITQSLAQLTEEDHTYFPQFIMSQDRWSELKLAAWLHDCGKITTPQHVLDKATKLETLYDRIHEIRTRVEVLKSQAETDYWRQLYHGGSKAQLDKQLAQTLKELDEDFAFLAHCNQAQKTLSDQAIERLTHIAKRRWKRTIDDRTGTAWSEQQRAGGEAQSLPIMEPLLSDKESHRVPWLNSHLHFTDTHAFNIKPGDLQYHRGELYNLSIRSGTHTPEERFLIQDHIIQTIMMLDNLPYPSHLRQLPDIAGHHHEHLNGTGYPQGLSEQDLSVQARIVAIANTFDTLTSACSASDLAKTLSESLTIMTDMATSGQLDPKLYLLFLEQDLYLEFAAEHLDPAQCDDVEKAVLIKRVKKSLRDA
- the zwf gene encoding glucose-6-phosphate dehydrogenase, coding for MVIPDNSSIVIFGASGDLTYRKLIPALYHLYASNQLPESFAILGVSRTEYSDESYREKLKRSMQELEKTEPKTLEKFCEHIHYQPLNTSEEQEYAKLKDRLETLSEHYKFEQINTLFYLATPPSLYGVIPGCLAAHKLNDESTGWKRIIVEKPFGYDLESAQSLDIEIHRHFSESQIYRIDHYLGKETVQNLLVLRFANGMFEPLWNRNFIDYVEITGSEFLGVEGRGGYYDNSGAVRDMFQNHLLQVLAMVTMEPPSEIDSNSIRNEVNKVLQSVQPLSEQDLRTNLVLGQYTESNVRGQFLKGYRDEDGVAEDSRTETYMALKMFINNWRWNGVPFYVRSGKRLPTRVTEVAIHFKRTPHPAFDKTAPENKLIIRIQPDEGILMNFGLKEPGAGFKAKEVGMDFHYASLEETKMLTAYERLLLDSLNGDATLFARTDAVEACWKFVQPILDFKQDPQALYGYASGTWGPKEADDLLKRDGRDWRFPCKNLTNTDYCEL
- the pgl gene encoding 6-phosphogluconolactonase; amino-acid sequence: MIKPRIFPSADQVVAHLADEMKAYSEQGHPVHVSLSGGSTPKMLFKLLATEAYATSIQWKNLHFWWGDERCVAPDDAESNFGEANTLLFTQVDIPAGNIHRIKGEDDPEQEAARFAKEMADTLPTKDGTPVFDWILLGVGPDGHTASLFPNKTDYNDDGLSCVASHPESGQKRISKTAKVLEAAKRISYLVLGAGKQDIVHEIHTTPAADLPYPAAKIQSKSGDTEWFLDSDAAAKIA
- the gnd gene encoding decarboxylating NADP(+)-dependent phosphogluconate dehydrogenase translates to MKGDIGVIGLAVMGQNLILNMNDHGFKVVAHNRTAAKVDEFLEGPAKDTNIVGAHTLEELVDKLEKPRKVMLMVRAGDVVDKFIDNLVPLLDKGDIIIDGGNTNYPDTNRRVAALREKGIHFIGTGVSGGEEGARFGPSIMPGGSPEAWEAVKPIFQGISAKTDAGEPCCDWVGNDGAGHFVKMVHNGIEYGDMQLITEAYQFMKDGLGLSGDEMQAVFADWNKTELDSYLVEITADILGYKDEAGKPLVDSILDTAGQKGTGKWTGINALDMGIPLTLISESVFSRCLSALKDQRVAAEKLFGSKNTKVDGDKQEWIDALRQALLASKIISYTQGFMLMREASNENNWDLNYGNVALMWRGGCIIRSAFLGNIRDAYAKDPELAFLGSDEYFKGILDNCMAAWRKVAAKSMEVGIPMPCTTSALSFLDGYTTARLPANLLQAQRDYFGAHTYERLDRPRGEFFHTNWTGTGGDTASTTYDV